CACTCGAGTTTAATTTCTCGATAAAAAATACGAATCAATGTCAGCATGTACATTATTTTACAGCTGTACATTTTACAATTACCTTGTAATTTACCAAtcataattttgacaaaaaataataaaaggagTCACCCATCAACCCACTTGtgtatttttctctatttttaagaAATATGTACTTGCTTTCCTTTAGTATTGATCTGTCAAACGTCACACACGTTGACTTTTACTGCTACGTCACCTTGTAATATGAGTGTCAAACAATCAGTTAATTAAATCAATTTGAACAAGTTTATTGTAACATATAATATGTAAATTTCAAATGCATTTGATTCAGCTGTGAATATGCAAAAAAGGAGGGCTTAACAAACAAAACTCTTTTTAGGGGTTTCCTCGTTAAAAAGAAGTAGGGACAAACTAACAAATAAGTTTTAAACtttctctttaaaaaaatggaaaggtattaaatagcttttttttttcttatgccaaatttgttttctttgtgtTATCCAACAGAAATTATAAAAAGCTTGACGGTATGCATTTTTGGGCCTTAAAATAGGTTGGTAGGGTTGCTAATTGCAacttatattttttacttaaGTGTCAGACTACACAAAATTGGAAAATTAATATTTCGCTAAAATGACTAGAAATTTATGTATAATGGTATATGTAGTTTTAGCTATGCatgaaaaatctttgtaaatGACTAGAAACTATATTTTCGTCGTAAATCTGCATATTGTTGAATTGTTTTTGTAGGTAGTAGGGGAAACAAATAATATGCTACCATGTACGCTAGCTAGTAATTTACTGTAAAGTGCATAATATAAGATGATTAATCGAAAGCTGTTAATAGATATGCAAATTAACAGAAGATTGACTGCGCACTGTCCTGTCATTAAGACTGCGCAGTGTCCTGTCATTAAGCAACATGAAATGTTAAATTTGCGGTTTATGCCAGTCAACAATTCACCCACTGCCGGATTCTTTACCGCTATTACAAATACAATTGAAAGTTAATTATCTAATTAAATAGtgcacatttcaatatttttaactaCCAACACTGTCAAATTGAACAAGATAAGTGTTTGTTGtcttcaaataattaaaaaagatgtttttttttacatcgttCTATAAACACGTCATGACAATTTAGTTTCAAGTTTAGTAATACCTACTTTGTTTCATTTTTTGAACAGTGAAACAGCTTCTACTGATTAAAGTAGAATATCGCACACTCAGAATTGACCCACAATGAATAAATATGCGAGATCTgacaattattttgttatttatgttaCACAGTTATAACAAGGATATAATTGCAAAAATAGGTGCTTCCCAATGAAAAAACCATTACTTCTTATGTTCATTTAGATTTTGAGAAGACTAAATTATAAGAACCTGCGACGAGGAGTCCAACACCGTGTTGAGCTTTATTCAAATAAAGAATCTGATTTTTCAAATGCAAAAAATACTTGAATAAAagttcatagatataggaagatgtggtatgagtgctaatgagacaactctccatccaaataacaatttataaaagtaaaccattataggtcaaggtacgaccttcaacacagagccttggctcacaccaaacagcaagctataaagggccccaaaatttagTAACAGTACATTTAATTTCAAGGACCATTTAGAGCTACAGTATGCTAAGATACTGTaagagttgttgtctctttgacacatcccccatttccattctcaattttaagagtATAGTTTGTTATTACGACAATACACACGGTGAACTCTATTTAATTTTTGGATATCGTTTTGCTGTTGAGATTGTTGTCAGATCGACATATACCCCCTTTTTTCTCGTTcatattttaaatgttataaaaacgaCAACGATTAAGTAACTCAGGCGACTTCCTCTAAAGTTAATGTTGAAGTCATTTTTGACAATTGAGAAAATAAATCATCATAATCCAAGACCTATATATTGAATACCAATACCTTATAACACAACATGTTAGAGCATACTATAGTATCCTCATGGTTTATTCCTAATAATAAATTGTACGAATCTTGTCCATGGATCCAACTTGTCGTTTTTGTCTGCAATTAATGAAAACTTCTCCTCACTTGGAGACTTCGTGCTCGTTATTTTGTCAAAAGCTTCTGACACTGTTGTAATTATAACTTTTGAAGCTggatttttaaattttgtgtttattatttcACCCATATTAAAGGGTTGCTGTTTGTTTAATACTATACTATGTTTTTGTTCAATATTCCTCATTCGTTTATCTTCTTCTGCCTTCTGCTTTTTGAACACTTTttcgttgttttgttttaattgttctatttGAAGTTTTAATTGACGTTCCtgcatttctttttgtttttcaataatttgttgTTGTTTCAATTCCTGTTCTTTCAGCTGTTTCTTAAAGTATACTTTAGGGGGAGACGGAAAGTTAGCTGATATTATTTCCACGGTGTGAGACCCTTTGTTCTCACTTAACGATTCTTGTGGTTTCTTTTGATCATCTTTAGAACTGGTAAAACTTATAGGATAATCAGAAGACATACtgtgttttgaatgattttctgTTCCTTCTGTTTTCATCACCTCTTTCTTTTTGGCGATCTCTAGTTTTGAACTTCTTGTTCTCGGTATAGCTTTTTCCCACCAAGCAACTTCTTCATTCTGTTTTATTGGTGAGACGTTTGTTTTGTGCTTCCTTTTCCAAAATGGTACTTCGGCAACAACTTGAGCAGTGGGACTTGTTTTTATAATCATAGGTCTTCTTGCGTTTTGTTTCACGGGTCTGTCATGTCTTCTGTGTACCCAAGGTGCAATGGCGGCTGGTTTTGTTGGCTTTGGAGCATGAATGTCTTCGTGTCTTGCTGGAACATGACTTGTTTCGTGTCTGGCGGGTTTATGACTCCACCATTTCTTTCTTGCTTCATTGGAATGATGAAGTCTCGTTAAATCGTCCGAATGCTGTTTTTGAGATTGTTTTCGCATTGCTTGTATTTTTTCGAGTCGCGCTCTAATGTAGTTTCTCCTGCGTGTGACTGGGTCTGATTGTCTGTTCCATGCGGGTTTTTGTTTTTGGCTGTTGTGCGACTGATGTGAATTGTGAGGCATGTTATTGTTTTGACATTGCCATGGTTGAAATGTATTGA
The window above is part of the Mytilus galloprovincialis chromosome 4, xbMytGall1.hap1.1, whole genome shotgun sequence genome. Proteins encoded here:
- the LOC143071399 gene encoding uncharacterized protein LOC143071399, with the protein product MNCKCLFNFLFFTTFVTLCASRYGIEYSSEPSACVTCMNNKTCLAPDCFCCRDELRLPISKRDIPQIVFFTFDDALTDSATKFYHRLFNESRKNPNGCPISMTLFVSHHDTKYNNVNHLYRKGMEIAAHSVSHAHMSNKNFMKEAKNQKRNLATLGGVPENEIVGWRSPFLEPVGDMQPHALKTLGYTYDATLTYSKRSLKDKAPTPFTLDFGWPYDCKVKPCPKRRHFGFWEVPVVSLLDYLHKYDCVYVDGCNNPPPDESSAYKFLMDNFNSYHSKNRVPFGINMHPSWFYIPARLNAMDRFIQTLSKMDDVFIVSVKKMIDWLKNPIGLSQINTFQPWQCQNNNMPHNSHQSHNSQKQKPAWNRQSDPVTRRRNYIRARLEKIQAMRKQSQKQHSDDLTRLHHSNEARKKWWSHKPARHETSHVPARHEDIHAPKPTKPAAIAPWVHRRHDRPVKQNARRPMIIKTSPTAQVVAEVPFWKRKHKTNVSPIKQNEEVAWWEKAIPRTRSSKLEIAKKKEVMKTEGTENHSKHSMSSDYPISFTSSKDDQKKPQESLSENKGSHTVEIISANFPSPPKVYFKKQLKEQELKQQQIIEKQKEMQERQLKLQIEQLKQNNEKVFKKQKAEEDKRMRNIEQKHSIVLNKQQPFNMGEIINTKFKNPASKVIITTVSEAFDKITSTKSPSEEKFSLIADKNDKLDPWTRFVQFIIRNKP